One window of the Bos indicus isolate NIAB-ARS_2022 breed Sahiwal x Tharparkar chromosome 15, NIAB-ARS_B.indTharparkar_mat_pri_1.0, whole genome shotgun sequence genome contains the following:
- the LOC109568818 gene encoding calcitonin receptor-stimulating peptide 2-like has translation MGFSKLPLFLVLSMLIIHQAGMLQAAPFRSVWKNGLVPATLTEEESYFLLATMVKYYVQKASELEYETEDFGIIAQERTSNAATGMTRKMAGFLGKSGSKIKRNIMSTNVAPKPLAGTTGIFRTK, from the exons ATGGGGTTCTCGAAGCTGCCCCTCTTCCTGGTCCTCAGCATGCTGATCATCCACCAGGCAGGCATGCTCCAGGCAGCACCATTCAG GTCGGTCTGGAAAAATGGCCTTGTACCAGCTACACTCACTGAGGAGGAATCGTACTTCCTACTGGCCACAATGGTGAAATATTATGTGCAGAAGGCCAGTGAGCTGGAGTATGAAACTGAGGACTTCGG CATCATTGCCCAGGAGAGAACCAGTAATGCCGCCACTGGCATGACCCGTAAGATGGCAGGCTTCCTGGGCAAATCTGGGAGCAAGATTAAGAGGAACATCATGTCCACCAACGTGGCTCCAAAGCCTTTGGCCGGCACCACAGGGATCTTCAGAACCAAGTAg
- the CYP2R1 gene encoding vitamin D 25-hydroxylase isoform X2 yields MWEPHSAEAFAAALGGVFFLLLFALGVRQLLKQRRPSGFPPGPSGLPFIGNIYSLAASAELPHVYMKKQSQVYGEIFSLDLGGISAVVLNGYDVVKECLVHQSEIFADRPCLPLFMKMTKMGGLLNSRYGRGWVDHRKLAVNSFRCFGYGQKSFESKILEETKFFIDAVETYNGSPFDLKQLVTNAVSNITNLVIFGERFTYEDTDFQHMIELFSENVELAASATVFLYNAFPWIGILPFGKHQQLFRNAAVVYDFLSRLIEKASINRKPQLPQHFVDAYLDEMERSKNDPSSTFSKENLIFSVGELIIAGTETTTNVLRWAVLFMALYPNIQGQVQKEIDLIIGPSGKPSWDEKCKMPYTEAVLHEVLRFCNIVPLGIFHATSEDAVVRGYSIPKGTTVITNLYSVHFDEKYWRDPEIFYPERFLDSSGHFAKKEALIPFSLGRRHCLGEQLARMEMFLFFTALLQRFHLHFPHELVPNLKPRYYRCPKI; encoded by the exons ATGTGGGAGCCTCACAGCGCCGAGGCGTTCGCGGCAGCCCTCGGCGGGGTcttcttcctgcttctcttcGCCCTGGGGGTCCGCCAGCTGCTGAAGCAGAGACGGCCGTCGGGCTTCCCCCCGGGACCGTCGGGGCTGCCATTTATCGGCAACATCTACTCACTGGCCGCCTCGGCCGAACTCCCCCATGTCTACATGAAAAAACAGAGCCAGGTGTACGGCGAG aTCTTCAGTTTGGATCTTGGAGGTATATCAGCTGTGGTTCTAAATGGCTATGATGTAGTAAAGGAATGCCTTGTTCATCAAAGTGAAATTTTTGCAGACAGACCATGTCTTCCTTTATTCATGAAGATGACAAAAATGGGAG gcttactgaATTCCAGATATGGCCGAGGATGGGTTGATCACAGAAAATTAGCTGTAAATAGCTTTCGCTGTTTTGGATATGGCCAGAAATCTTTTGAATCTAAAATCTTAGAAGAAACCAAATTTTTCATTGATGCTGTTGAAACATACAATGGTAGCCCTTTTGACTTAAAACAATTAGTAACAAATGCTGTTTCAAACATAACCAATCTGGTCATTTTTGGAGAACGATTCACTTATGAAGACACTGATTTTCAGCACATGATTGAGTTATTTAGTGAAAATGTGGAACTAGCTGCCAGCGCCACAGTCTTCCTCTATAATGCCTTTCCATGGATTGGCATCTTACCTTTTGGAAAACATCAACAACTGTTTAGAAATGCAGCCGTGGTCTATGACTTTCTGTCTAGGCTTATTGAAAAAGCTTCCATCAACAGAAAACCTCAGTTACCTCAGCATTTTGTTGATGCTTATTTAGATGAGatggaaagaagtaaaaatgacCCATCATCtactttctccaaagaaaacttaATTTTCTCTGTGGGTGAACTCATCATTGCTGGAACTGAAACTACAACTAATGTGCTGCGGTGGGCAGTTCTTTTCATGGCCCTTTATCCTAACATTCAAG GACAAGTTCAGAAAGAGATTGACTTGATTATAGGACCCAGTGGGAAGCCTTCTTGGGATGAAAAGTGCAAAATGCCTTATACCGAGGCAGTTTTGCATGAAGTTTTAAGGTTCTGTAACATAGTGCCATTGGGGATTTTCCATGCAACCTCTGAGGATGCAGTTGTACGTGGTTATTCCATTCCTAAAGGCACAACAGTAATCACAAATCTTTATTCTGTACACTTTGATGAAAAGTATTGGAGAGACCCAGAAATATTCTATCCAGAGCGATTTTTGGACAGCAGTGGACATTTTGCCAAGAAGGAAGCTTTGATTCCCTTTTCCCTAG GGAGAAGACATTGTCTTGGAGAACAGCTGGCTCGGATGGAAATGTTCCTGTTTTTCACAGCATTGCTTCAGaggtttcatttgcattttccacatgaactggttccaaatctgaaGCCCAG
- the CYP2R1 gene encoding vitamin D 25-hydroxylase isoform X1, with amino-acid sequence MWEPHSAEAFAAALGGVFFLLLFALGVRQLLKQRRPSGFPPGPSGLPFIGNIYSLAASAELPHVYMKKQSQVYGEIFSLDLGGISAVVLNGYDVVKECLVHQSEIFADRPCLPLFMKMTKMGGLLNSRYGRGWVDHRKLAVNSFRCFGYGQKSFESKILEETKFFIDAVETYNGSPFDLKQLVTNAVSNITNLVIFGERFTYEDTDFQHMIELFSENVELAASATVFLYNAFPWIGILPFGKHQQLFRNAAVVYDFLSRLIEKASINRKPQLPQHFVDAYLDEMERSKNDPSSTFSKENLIFSVGELIIAGTETTTNVLRWAVLFMALYPNIQGQVQKEIDLIIGPSGKPSWDEKCKMPYTEAVLHEVLRFCNIVPLGIFHATSEDAVVRGYSIPKGTTVITNLYSVHFDEKYWRDPEIFYPERFLDSSGHFAKKEALIPFSLGRRHCLGEQLARMEMFLFFTALLQRFHLHFPHELVPNLKPRLGMTLQPQPYLICAERR; translated from the exons ATGTGGGAGCCTCACAGCGCCGAGGCGTTCGCGGCAGCCCTCGGCGGGGTcttcttcctgcttctcttcGCCCTGGGGGTCCGCCAGCTGCTGAAGCAGAGACGGCCGTCGGGCTTCCCCCCGGGACCGTCGGGGCTGCCATTTATCGGCAACATCTACTCACTGGCCGCCTCGGCCGAACTCCCCCATGTCTACATGAAAAAACAGAGCCAGGTGTACGGCGAG aTCTTCAGTTTGGATCTTGGAGGTATATCAGCTGTGGTTCTAAATGGCTATGATGTAGTAAAGGAATGCCTTGTTCATCAAAGTGAAATTTTTGCAGACAGACCATGTCTTCCTTTATTCATGAAGATGACAAAAATGGGAG gcttactgaATTCCAGATATGGCCGAGGATGGGTTGATCACAGAAAATTAGCTGTAAATAGCTTTCGCTGTTTTGGATATGGCCAGAAATCTTTTGAATCTAAAATCTTAGAAGAAACCAAATTTTTCATTGATGCTGTTGAAACATACAATGGTAGCCCTTTTGACTTAAAACAATTAGTAACAAATGCTGTTTCAAACATAACCAATCTGGTCATTTTTGGAGAACGATTCACTTATGAAGACACTGATTTTCAGCACATGATTGAGTTATTTAGTGAAAATGTGGAACTAGCTGCCAGCGCCACAGTCTTCCTCTATAATGCCTTTCCATGGATTGGCATCTTACCTTTTGGAAAACATCAACAACTGTTTAGAAATGCAGCCGTGGTCTATGACTTTCTGTCTAGGCTTATTGAAAAAGCTTCCATCAACAGAAAACCTCAGTTACCTCAGCATTTTGTTGATGCTTATTTAGATGAGatggaaagaagtaaaaatgacCCATCATCtactttctccaaagaaaacttaATTTTCTCTGTGGGTGAACTCATCATTGCTGGAACTGAAACTACAACTAATGTGCTGCGGTGGGCAGTTCTTTTCATGGCCCTTTATCCTAACATTCAAG GACAAGTTCAGAAAGAGATTGACTTGATTATAGGACCCAGTGGGAAGCCTTCTTGGGATGAAAAGTGCAAAATGCCTTATACCGAGGCAGTTTTGCATGAAGTTTTAAGGTTCTGTAACATAGTGCCATTGGGGATTTTCCATGCAACCTCTGAGGATGCAGTTGTACGTGGTTATTCCATTCCTAAAGGCACAACAGTAATCACAAATCTTTATTCTGTACACTTTGATGAAAAGTATTGGAGAGACCCAGAAATATTCTATCCAGAGCGATTTTTGGACAGCAGTGGACATTTTGCCAAGAAGGAAGCTTTGATTCCCTTTTCCCTAG GGAGAAGACATTGTCTTGGAGAACAGCTGGCTCGGATGGAAATGTTCCTGTTTTTCACAGCATTGCTTCAGaggtttcatttgcattttccacatgaactggttccaaatctgaaGCCCAGGTTAGGCATGACATTGCAACCCCAGCCCTACCTCATCTGTGCAGAAAGACGCTGA
- the CYP2R1 gene encoding vitamin D 25-hydroxylase isoform X5, with protein MCSGTLDPRRTPRRASQAPTSTFVPRARLLGFTEPHAARVGLLNSRYGRGWVDHRKLAVNSFRCFGYGQKSFESKILEETKFFIDAVETYNGSPFDLKQLVTNAVSNITNLVIFGERFTYEDTDFQHMIELFSENVELAASATVFLYNAFPWIGILPFGKHQQLFRNAAVVYDFLSRLIEKASINRKPQLPQHFVDAYLDEMERSKNDPSSTFSKENLIFSVGELIIAGTETTTNVLRWAVLFMALYPNIQGQVQKEIDLIIGPSGKPSWDEKCKMPYTEAVLHEVLRFCNIVPLGIFHATSEDAVVRGYSIPKGTTVITNLYSVHFDEKYWRDPEIFYPERFLDSSGHFAKKEALIPFSLGRRHCLGEQLARMEMFLFFTALLQRFHLHFPHELVPNLKPRLGMTLQPQPYLICAERR; from the exons ATGTGCAGTGGGACCCTGGACCCGCGCCGGACGCCCCGTCGGGCGTCACAGGCGCCGACTTCAACGTTCGTTCCACGCGCCCGGCTTCTCGGGTTCACGGAACCTCACGCCGCGCGCGTAG gcttactgaATTCCAGATATGGCCGAGGATGGGTTGATCACAGAAAATTAGCTGTAAATAGCTTTCGCTGTTTTGGATATGGCCAGAAATCTTTTGAATCTAAAATCTTAGAAGAAACCAAATTTTTCATTGATGCTGTTGAAACATACAATGGTAGCCCTTTTGACTTAAAACAATTAGTAACAAATGCTGTTTCAAACATAACCAATCTGGTCATTTTTGGAGAACGATTCACTTATGAAGACACTGATTTTCAGCACATGATTGAGTTATTTAGTGAAAATGTGGAACTAGCTGCCAGCGCCACAGTCTTCCTCTATAATGCCTTTCCATGGATTGGCATCTTACCTTTTGGAAAACATCAACAACTGTTTAGAAATGCAGCCGTGGTCTATGACTTTCTGTCTAGGCTTATTGAAAAAGCTTCCATCAACAGAAAACCTCAGTTACCTCAGCATTTTGTTGATGCTTATTTAGATGAGatggaaagaagtaaaaatgacCCATCATCtactttctccaaagaaaacttaATTTTCTCTGTGGGTGAACTCATCATTGCTGGAACTGAAACTACAACTAATGTGCTGCGGTGGGCAGTTCTTTTCATGGCCCTTTATCCTAACATTCAAG GACAAGTTCAGAAAGAGATTGACTTGATTATAGGACCCAGTGGGAAGCCTTCTTGGGATGAAAAGTGCAAAATGCCTTATACCGAGGCAGTTTTGCATGAAGTTTTAAGGTTCTGTAACATAGTGCCATTGGGGATTTTCCATGCAACCTCTGAGGATGCAGTTGTACGTGGTTATTCCATTCCTAAAGGCACAACAGTAATCACAAATCTTTATTCTGTACACTTTGATGAAAAGTATTGGAGAGACCCAGAAATATTCTATCCAGAGCGATTTTTGGACAGCAGTGGACATTTTGCCAAGAAGGAAGCTTTGATTCCCTTTTCCCTAG GGAGAAGACATTGTCTTGGAGAACAGCTGGCTCGGATGGAAATGTTCCTGTTTTTCACAGCATTGCTTCAGaggtttcatttgcattttccacatgaactggttccaaatctgaaGCCCAGGTTAGGCATGACATTGCAACCCCAGCCCTACCTCATCTGTGCAGAAAGACGCTGA
- the CYP2R1 gene encoding vitamin D 25-hydroxylase isoform X3 encodes MRTAAWETAPQIALRSCSRGNGIFSLDLGGISAVVLNGYDVVKECLVHQSEIFADRPCLPLFMKMTKMGGLLNSRYGRGWVDHRKLAVNSFRCFGYGQKSFESKILEETKFFIDAVETYNGSPFDLKQLVTNAVSNITNLVIFGERFTYEDTDFQHMIELFSENVELAASATVFLYNAFPWIGILPFGKHQQLFRNAAVVYDFLSRLIEKASINRKPQLPQHFVDAYLDEMERSKNDPSSTFSKENLIFSVGELIIAGTETTTNVLRWAVLFMALYPNIQGQVQKEIDLIIGPSGKPSWDEKCKMPYTEAVLHEVLRFCNIVPLGIFHATSEDAVVRGYSIPKGTTVITNLYSVHFDEKYWRDPEIFYPERFLDSSGHFAKKEALIPFSLGRRHCLGEQLARMEMFLFFTALLQRFHLHFPHELVPNLKPRLGMTLQPQPYLICAERR; translated from the exons atgaggactgcagcctgggagacagcacctcagatagctctgagaagctGTTCCAGAGGCAATGGG aTCTTCAGTTTGGATCTTGGAGGTATATCAGCTGTGGTTCTAAATGGCTATGATGTAGTAAAGGAATGCCTTGTTCATCAAAGTGAAATTTTTGCAGACAGACCATGTCTTCCTTTATTCATGAAGATGACAAAAATGGGAG gcttactgaATTCCAGATATGGCCGAGGATGGGTTGATCACAGAAAATTAGCTGTAAATAGCTTTCGCTGTTTTGGATATGGCCAGAAATCTTTTGAATCTAAAATCTTAGAAGAAACCAAATTTTTCATTGATGCTGTTGAAACATACAATGGTAGCCCTTTTGACTTAAAACAATTAGTAACAAATGCTGTTTCAAACATAACCAATCTGGTCATTTTTGGAGAACGATTCACTTATGAAGACACTGATTTTCAGCACATGATTGAGTTATTTAGTGAAAATGTGGAACTAGCTGCCAGCGCCACAGTCTTCCTCTATAATGCCTTTCCATGGATTGGCATCTTACCTTTTGGAAAACATCAACAACTGTTTAGAAATGCAGCCGTGGTCTATGACTTTCTGTCTAGGCTTATTGAAAAAGCTTCCATCAACAGAAAACCTCAGTTACCTCAGCATTTTGTTGATGCTTATTTAGATGAGatggaaagaagtaaaaatgacCCATCATCtactttctccaaagaaaacttaATTTTCTCTGTGGGTGAACTCATCATTGCTGGAACTGAAACTACAACTAATGTGCTGCGGTGGGCAGTTCTTTTCATGGCCCTTTATCCTAACATTCAAG GACAAGTTCAGAAAGAGATTGACTTGATTATAGGACCCAGTGGGAAGCCTTCTTGGGATGAAAAGTGCAAAATGCCTTATACCGAGGCAGTTTTGCATGAAGTTTTAAGGTTCTGTAACATAGTGCCATTGGGGATTTTCCATGCAACCTCTGAGGATGCAGTTGTACGTGGTTATTCCATTCCTAAAGGCACAACAGTAATCACAAATCTTTATTCTGTACACTTTGATGAAAAGTATTGGAGAGACCCAGAAATATTCTATCCAGAGCGATTTTTGGACAGCAGTGGACATTTTGCCAAGAAGGAAGCTTTGATTCCCTTTTCCCTAG GGAGAAGACATTGTCTTGGAGAACAGCTGGCTCGGATGGAAATGTTCCTGTTTTTCACAGCATTGCTTCAGaggtttcatttgcattttccacatgaactggttccaaatctgaaGCCCAGGTTAGGCATGACATTGCAACCCCAGCCCTACCTCATCTGTGCAGAAAGACGCTGA
- the CYP2R1 gene encoding vitamin D 25-hydroxylase isoform X4 codes for MKITLNERLVMKLIFSLDLGGISAVVLNGYDVVKECLVHQSEIFADRPCLPLFMKMTKMGGLLNSRYGRGWVDHRKLAVNSFRCFGYGQKSFESKILEETKFFIDAVETYNGSPFDLKQLVTNAVSNITNLVIFGERFTYEDTDFQHMIELFSENVELAASATVFLYNAFPWIGILPFGKHQQLFRNAAVVYDFLSRLIEKASINRKPQLPQHFVDAYLDEMERSKNDPSSTFSKENLIFSVGELIIAGTETTTNVLRWAVLFMALYPNIQGQVQKEIDLIIGPSGKPSWDEKCKMPYTEAVLHEVLRFCNIVPLGIFHATSEDAVVRGYSIPKGTTVITNLYSVHFDEKYWRDPEIFYPERFLDSSGHFAKKEALIPFSLGRRHCLGEQLARMEMFLFFTALLQRFHLHFPHELVPNLKPRLGMTLQPQPYLICAERR; via the exons ATGAAGATTACACTAAATGAAAGATTAGTGATGAAGCTG aTCTTCAGTTTGGATCTTGGAGGTATATCAGCTGTGGTTCTAAATGGCTATGATGTAGTAAAGGAATGCCTTGTTCATCAAAGTGAAATTTTTGCAGACAGACCATGTCTTCCTTTATTCATGAAGATGACAAAAATGGGAG gcttactgaATTCCAGATATGGCCGAGGATGGGTTGATCACAGAAAATTAGCTGTAAATAGCTTTCGCTGTTTTGGATATGGCCAGAAATCTTTTGAATCTAAAATCTTAGAAGAAACCAAATTTTTCATTGATGCTGTTGAAACATACAATGGTAGCCCTTTTGACTTAAAACAATTAGTAACAAATGCTGTTTCAAACATAACCAATCTGGTCATTTTTGGAGAACGATTCACTTATGAAGACACTGATTTTCAGCACATGATTGAGTTATTTAGTGAAAATGTGGAACTAGCTGCCAGCGCCACAGTCTTCCTCTATAATGCCTTTCCATGGATTGGCATCTTACCTTTTGGAAAACATCAACAACTGTTTAGAAATGCAGCCGTGGTCTATGACTTTCTGTCTAGGCTTATTGAAAAAGCTTCCATCAACAGAAAACCTCAGTTACCTCAGCATTTTGTTGATGCTTATTTAGATGAGatggaaagaagtaaaaatgacCCATCATCtactttctccaaagaaaacttaATTTTCTCTGTGGGTGAACTCATCATTGCTGGAACTGAAACTACAACTAATGTGCTGCGGTGGGCAGTTCTTTTCATGGCCCTTTATCCTAACATTCAAG GACAAGTTCAGAAAGAGATTGACTTGATTATAGGACCCAGTGGGAAGCCTTCTTGGGATGAAAAGTGCAAAATGCCTTATACCGAGGCAGTTTTGCATGAAGTTTTAAGGTTCTGTAACATAGTGCCATTGGGGATTTTCCATGCAACCTCTGAGGATGCAGTTGTACGTGGTTATTCCATTCCTAAAGGCACAACAGTAATCACAAATCTTTATTCTGTACACTTTGATGAAAAGTATTGGAGAGACCCAGAAATATTCTATCCAGAGCGATTTTTGGACAGCAGTGGACATTTTGCCAAGAAGGAAGCTTTGATTCCCTTTTCCCTAG GGAGAAGACATTGTCTTGGAGAACAGCTGGCTCGGATGGAAATGTTCCTGTTTTTCACAGCATTGCTTCAGaggtttcatttgcattttccacatgaactggttccaaatctgaaGCCCAGGTTAGGCATGACATTGCAACCCCAGCCCTACCTCATCTGTGCAGAAAGACGCTGA
- the CYP2R1 gene encoding vitamin D 25-hydroxylase isoform X6 produces the protein MKMTKMGGLLNSRYGRGWVDHRKLAVNSFRCFGYGQKSFESKILEETKFFIDAVETYNGSPFDLKQLVTNAVSNITNLVIFGERFTYEDTDFQHMIELFSENVELAASATVFLYNAFPWIGILPFGKHQQLFRNAAVVYDFLSRLIEKASINRKPQLPQHFVDAYLDEMERSKNDPSSTFSKENLIFSVGELIIAGTETTTNVLRWAVLFMALYPNIQGQVQKEIDLIIGPSGKPSWDEKCKMPYTEAVLHEVLRFCNIVPLGIFHATSEDAVVRGYSIPKGTTVITNLYSVHFDEKYWRDPEIFYPERFLDSSGHFAKKEALIPFSLGRRHCLGEQLARMEMFLFFTALLQRFHLHFPHELVPNLKPRLGMTLQPQPYLICAERR, from the exons ATGAAGATGACAAAAATGGGAG gcttactgaATTCCAGATATGGCCGAGGATGGGTTGATCACAGAAAATTAGCTGTAAATAGCTTTCGCTGTTTTGGATATGGCCAGAAATCTTTTGAATCTAAAATCTTAGAAGAAACCAAATTTTTCATTGATGCTGTTGAAACATACAATGGTAGCCCTTTTGACTTAAAACAATTAGTAACAAATGCTGTTTCAAACATAACCAATCTGGTCATTTTTGGAGAACGATTCACTTATGAAGACACTGATTTTCAGCACATGATTGAGTTATTTAGTGAAAATGTGGAACTAGCTGCCAGCGCCACAGTCTTCCTCTATAATGCCTTTCCATGGATTGGCATCTTACCTTTTGGAAAACATCAACAACTGTTTAGAAATGCAGCCGTGGTCTATGACTTTCTGTCTAGGCTTATTGAAAAAGCTTCCATCAACAGAAAACCTCAGTTACCTCAGCATTTTGTTGATGCTTATTTAGATGAGatggaaagaagtaaaaatgacCCATCATCtactttctccaaagaaaacttaATTTTCTCTGTGGGTGAACTCATCATTGCTGGAACTGAAACTACAACTAATGTGCTGCGGTGGGCAGTTCTTTTCATGGCCCTTTATCCTAACATTCAAG GACAAGTTCAGAAAGAGATTGACTTGATTATAGGACCCAGTGGGAAGCCTTCTTGGGATGAAAAGTGCAAAATGCCTTATACCGAGGCAGTTTTGCATGAAGTTTTAAGGTTCTGTAACATAGTGCCATTGGGGATTTTCCATGCAACCTCTGAGGATGCAGTTGTACGTGGTTATTCCATTCCTAAAGGCACAACAGTAATCACAAATCTTTATTCTGTACACTTTGATGAAAAGTATTGGAGAGACCCAGAAATATTCTATCCAGAGCGATTTTTGGACAGCAGTGGACATTTTGCCAAGAAGGAAGCTTTGATTCCCTTTTCCCTAG GGAGAAGACATTGTCTTGGAGAACAGCTGGCTCGGATGGAAATGTTCCTGTTTTTCACAGCATTGCTTCAGaggtttcatttgcattttccacatgaactggttccaaatctgaaGCCCAGGTTAGGCATGACATTGCAACCCCAGCCCTACCTCATCTGTGCAGAAAGACGCTGA